The following proteins are encoded in a genomic region of Diabrotica virgifera virgifera chromosome 1, PGI_DIABVI_V3a:
- the LOC126887812 gene encoding uncharacterized protein LOC126887812, which yields MRPVVSFYNTPVVTLSKFINSILQSTITLQPSYSVKNSTDLVNKLSVLNLPRDFFLVSFDVSNLFTNVPRDETIPLVEDLLIKSNINRVSIPHLLDLLKFCLSQDFFTFNDIIYRQAQGLAMGNPLSPLLADLFLNNLEVNIFDNNSSNQNSFQKILYWFRYVDDVLAIIDGNSTDAENILYLLNNLHPAINFTLETESNKSINFLDLTLTRMDSKLIFSVFRKPTQTDHTIPRSSNHPFQQKMASFYCYIHRLLSLPLSDTNFNSELDIIKQLAYSNGYSPTLVDNILNKLRSKRNRSLAYNPVLNNSTTAVMYRSISYIGYPSDNIAKILNNIPNLKLSFKCKENIKSIFSHTKDKIGKTSKSGIYKLSCGDCPVTYVGRTMRPLETRIKEHLSKIDKSSFGNHLHASKHNFSPQRDSRILHSIPINNYTKMNLLEDLEISRELKRNPQNCVNTQVQLNCKFDPIFKKFL from the coding sequence ATGAGACCAGTGGTTAGCTTTTACAACACACCAGTTGTTACATTGTCTAAATTCATTAATTCCATTTTACAATCTACAATAACTTTACAACCTTCTTATTCTGTCAAAAATTCTACCGATTTAGTAAATAAGCTGTCAGTTTTAAACTTACCTAGAGACTTCTTTCTAGTTTCTTTTGAtgtaagtaatttgtttactaaTGTACCTAGAGATGAAACCATTCCTTTAGTGGAGGATTTACTTATTAAAAGTAATATTAATAGAGTTTCAATTCCTCACTTGTTggatttacttaaattttgtttatcgCAAGATTTCTTCACctttaacgatattatttatagacAAGCACAAGGCTTGGCAATGGGGAATCCTTTATCACCTTTGCTAGCAGATTTGTTTCTTAACAACCTCGAGGTTAACATATTTGATAATAATTCTTCGAACCAAAACTCTTTCCAAAAAATCTTATACTGGTTCAGGTATGTTGATGATGTATTGGCTATTATAGATGGCAATTCTACAGATGctgaaaatattctttatttgctCAACAATTTACATCCAGCTATAAATTTCACTCTAGAAACCGAGTCCAACAAGTCTATAAATTTTCTAGACCTTACTTTAACTAGGATGGAcagtaaattaattttttcagtcTTTAGAAAACCTACTCAGACTGACCATACCATCCCTAGATCTTCTAACCATCCCTTTCAACAGAAGATGGCTTCCTTTTATTGCTACATCCATCGTTTACTTAGTCTACCATTATCAGATACTAATTTCAATTCAGAATTAGATATTATCAAACAACTTGCATATAGTAATGGTTACTCCCCTACTTTAGTTGATAACATCCTCAACAAATTAAGGAGTAAAAGGAATAGATCCCTAGCTTACAATCCTGTTCTTAATAATTCCACTAcagcagttatgtatagatcaatatcatacataggttatccttcagatAATATAGCCAAAATCCTAAATAACATCCCCAACCTTAAACTATCATTCAAATGTAAGGAAAAtatcaaatctattttttctcacaccaaagataaaattggaaaaacatcaaaaagtGGTATATACAAATTGTCCTGTGGAGACTGCCCTGTTACCTATGTGGGGAGAACTATGCGACCTTTGGAAACACGCATCAAAGAACATTTGTCTAAGATTGACAAATCTAGTTTTGGCAATCACTTACATGCTTCTAAACATAACTTCAGtccccaaagagatagtaggattctacatagtatacccattaacaactatacaaaaatgaatttattagaagacttagaaattagcagggaattaaaaagaaatcctcaaaattgtgttaacacccaggttcaattaaattgtaaatttgatccaatctttaagaagtttctttaa